Part of the Cellulomonas hominis genome, TAGTCCTCGGGGTAGTTCACGGCGATGCCGTTGCGGCACCGGGCGATGTCCGCCTCCCGGTAGGGGGACCCGTCGACGTCGTACTCGACGGCGAACGTCGGCCCGCCGTCGGGCCCCAGCGCGAGCCGGTACAGCTCGGCCCGGGACGCCGGGACGACCACGTTCTCGCACGCCTCGAGGCAGGCGCGCACCTCCGGCGGGAGGGTCACGTCGGCGAGCTGCTGCCGCACGTCGGCGAACGTGTCCAGGGTCATGTGCGCATCTCCCGGTCGAGGGGCGTCGGACCGTCGGGCGCGGGGGCGTGCCCGGAGCACGGGACGGGACTGACGCGGGCTTGACCGAGAGATTACGGACGGAGCCGGGGGTGGTCCTGGGACCTTCGGGTCCTGGTCAGCGCAGCAGGCGGGACATCCGGCGGTCCGCCAGCGGCGTGCCGCCCGTCTGGCAGGTGGGGCAGTACTGCAGCGACGAGTCGGCGAAGGACACCTCGTGCACGGTGTCGCCGCACGGGACCCCGTCCCAGCCCGGGCAGGGCTCGCCGGTGCGGCCGTGCACCCGCATCCCACGCCGCTTGGCATCCTTGAGCTCCGCGGCCGGGCGCCCGGCCGCGGCGGCGACGGCCTCCCGCAGCACGCCGACGGTCGCCTCGTGCAGCCGCGCGACCTTGCCGGCGTCGAACGACCGGGTCAGCGCGAAGGGGCTGGTCCGCGCGACCAGCAGGATCTCGTCGGAGTACGCGTTGCCGATGCCGGCGATCGTGCCCTGGTCCCGCAGGAGGCCCTTGACCTGCTGGTTCCGGGCCTGCAGCAGCGCGCCCAGCCGCTCGGGCGTGAACTCCGGCGACAGCGGCTCGACGCCCAGCGTGGCGATCGGCCGGACCTCGGCGGGCTCCGCCACGACGTGCACCGCGAGCCGCTTGCGGGTGCCCGCCTCCGTCAGGTCGAAGCCGGAGCCGTCGTCGAGCCGCACCCGCAGCGCGAGCGGCGACTTCCCGGGCCGGACCGGCGTCGCGGGCAGGGCGTCCGACCACCGCAGCCAGCCGGCGCGCGCCAGGTGGAACACCAGGTGCAGCGGGTCGCCCCCGGCCGCCGGGCGCACCCCGAGGTCCAGCCACTTGCCGTGCCGGTCGCTGCTCACCACCGTGCCGCCCGCCAGGTCCTGCGGGGCGGGGCGGAACGTCTTGAGGGCGCTGATCGCCCCCACCTCGACCCCCGCCACGGTGCGCCCGACGGCGCGCTCGCGCAGGAAGACGGCCAGCGACTCGACCTCGGGCAGCTCCGGCATGACCCCATGGTGGCGCACGCGTCCGACACCCGGCGCGCCCACTAGGCTGCCCCTCATGCTGCTGCGCCTGTCCACCCTGTTCGTCCGCACCCTGCGCGAGGACCCGGCCGACGCGGAGGTGGCCAGCCACAAGCTGCTCGTCCGCGCCGGCTACATCCGCCGCGCCGCCCCCGGCATCTACACGTGGCTGCCGCTCGGTCTGCGGGTGCTGGGCAAGGTCGAGCAGGTCGTCCGCGAGGAGATGGCCGCCGCGGGCGCGCAGGAGGTGCACTTCCCCGCGCTGCTGCCGCGCGAGCCGTACGAGGCGACCGGCCGGTGGACCGAGTACGGCCCGAACCTGTTCCGGCTGCAGGACCGCCGCGAGAACGACTACCTGCTCGCGCCGACGCACGAGGAGATGTTCACCCTCCTGGTCAAGGACCTGTACTCGTCGTACAAGGACCTGCCGCTCACGCTGTTCCAGATCCAGACGAAGTACCGCGACGAGGCGCGCCCACGCGCGGGCCTGATCCGCGGGCGCGAGTTCATCATGAAGGACGCCTACTCCTTCGACGTGGACGACGCCGGCCTGGACGCGTCGTACGCCGCGCAGCGCGCCGCGTACCAGCGCGTGTTCGAGCGCCTCGGCCTGGAGTACGTCATCGTCGCGGCCACGTCCGGAGCCATGGGCGGCTCGCGGTCGGAGGAGTTCCTCAACCCGACCGCCATCGGCGAGGACACGTTCGTGCGGTCGCCCGGCGGGTACGCGGCGAACGTCGAGGCCGTGACCACGGTCGCGCCGCCCGCGCTGCCCTACGACGACGCCCCGGCGGCGCACGTGGAGGACACCCCGGACACGCCGACCATCGACTCGCTCGTGGCGATCGCGAACGAGCGGTTCGCCCGGCCCGATCGCGCGTGGACCGCGGCCGACACCCTGAAGAACGTCGTCCTGGCGCTGGTGCACCCGACCGGCGAGCGCGAGCTGCTCGTCGTCGGCCTGCCCGGCGACCGCGAGGTCGACCTCAAGCGACTCGAGGCCGCGCTGTCCCCGGCCGAGGTCGAGACCGCCGTCGAGGCCGACTTCGCCGCGCACCCCGAGCTGGTGAAGGGCTACATCGGCCCGTCCGTGCTCGGGCCGAACCGCGAGGGCCTGGCCGCCGACGCCGAGGGGCGCACCGCCGTGCGGTACCTGCTCGACCCGCGCGTGGTCGAGGGCACGCGGTGGATCACCGGCGCGGACCAGCCGGGCCGGCACGTGTTCGACCTCGTGGCCGGGCGCGACTTCACGGCCGACGGCACCGTCGAGGCCGCCGAGGTGCGCGCGGGCGACGAGGCGCCGGACGGCTCCGGCCCGCTGGAGCTCGCGCGCGGCATCGAGATCGGCCACATCTTCCAGCTCGGCCGCAAGTACGCCCAGGCGCTCGGCCTCACGGTGCTCGACCAGAACGGCAAGACGCAGGTCGTGACCATGGGGTCCTACGGCATCGGCGTGTCCCGCGTGCTGGCGGCGCTCGCCGAGGCGAACCACGACGACCGCGGCCTGGCGTGGCCCGCCGGCGTGGCCCCCGCGCACGTCCAGATCGTGGCGACCGGCAAGGACGCGGCCGTGTTCGAGGCCGCCGAGTCCCTGGCGGCGACCCTGGACGCCCGCGGCGTCGAGGTGCTCTACGACGACCGCCCGAAGGTCTCGCCCGGCGTGAAGTTCGCCGACGCGGAGCTGCTGGGCGTGCCGCTCGTGGTCGTGGTCGGCCGCGGGCTCGCCGAGGGCGTGGTCGAGGTCCGCCCGCGCGTCGTGACCGAGGGCGGCCCGCAGGCCGAGCAGGTCCCGGTGGCCGAGGCCGCGGACCGCGTCGCCGAGCTGGTGGACGCGCTCCTGGCGCGCTGACCCGCCCCGCGCGACCCGCCCGCACCCGCGCCGGGGTCGCGTGGCGTTCCGCGCTCCGCGCTCCGCCCTCCGCGCTCCGCCGAGGTCGAGGGTTTCGGCCCCCGCTCCCGCGCGAAACCCTCGACCTCGCGCGCGGCGCCGACCGCGCCGAGGGTGCCCCCCCCGCGCCGAGGGTGCGCTCCCCGCGGCGAGAGTGCGCTCGCGCGAGTGCACCCCCGTCGTCGCGTGCACTCTCGGCGGTCCCGCCGCTTGCGGGGCGGCGGGTCAGGCGGCGGCGGGGAGGCCCGGGAGGGGGGTCGGGGTGCCCTGCCACGCGAGGCTCGCGACCGCGTTCTCCCGGAGGCCGTCCACCGTCGCCGCCCGGTCGGTCGTCCCGGCGGAGGTCCCCAGCACCGCGTCCGCGTACGCCGCGGCGAGGTCCGTGAGCAGCCCCGCGCAGAACGTCCGGACCGCGTCGGGCGTCGACACGTCCGCGCCGAGGGCGTAGCTGACCCGGCGCGGGTCGTCCGCGGTGCCCGCGACGTCGCCGGCCAGCGCCCACGCGGTCGCGGCGGCGCGGTGGGCGGCGGCCTGGGACCGCGCGCGCTCCCGCTCGGCGTCGTCGAGGCGCGCGGCAGCGACCTCGAGCCCGAAGCCCGCCTGGTCCTCGGCGAGGACGAGCGCGAGCACGGTGGTCCGGTCGAGGTCGTCGCCCTGCGCGTCCGCGGGTGCGGTGGGCGCCGCCGTCGCGCTCGCGCTCGCGTCCGGCGTCGGTGACGGGCTCTGCGCGGCCGAGCCGTCGCCCGAGCCCGAGCCGTCCGCCGCGGCCCCGGGCGTCCAGTCCGTCGCGGCGAGTGCCGTGTCCGCGGCCGGCGGCTCGGTCCCCAGCGCGCCGGCGAGCCGCGCCGCGAGCTGCGCGCGGGAGGCGGCCACCGAGGCGAGGAGGCGGGCGAGGCCCGGGTCGGCGGCGCCGAGCGCGTCCGCCCGCGCCTGGGAGGTCCCGGTGCCGAGCCGCGCGAGCACGGACGCGGGGTCCGCGGTGACGGGGGTCGGGGTGGTCGTCGGGGTGGGGGTCGCGGCCGGGAGCCCGGAGTCGTAGACGCCGCCGAGCGCGTCGGCCTGGGCGGTCGCCGCGCCGTCCACCAGCGCGAGCACCTCGGCGGTGGCGGCGTCGGCACCGGCCGCCGCGGCGCGGGCTGCGGCCGCGAGGTCGAGGGCGTCGTCGACGGCGGTCCGGCGGGCGGACTCGGCCGCGTCGGGCACGGGCTCCGACGGGGCGTCGGTCTCCCAGCGCAGCCCGCAACCGGACAGCGTCGCGGCCGTGGCCGCCGCGAGGAGCCCCGCGAGCGCGCGGGTGGCGAGCCGGGGGCGGGCCGGGGCGGGGCGGGGGACCGTGGTGCGCATCGAGCGCGATCCTCCCACGCCGGGCGGCTCGCCCGGGCGTCCGGCGGGTGCGGGGCGCCGGAGTCGTTACCCTGGTGGCAGCACGCGGCTGCCGGCCGCGCGCCGCTCCACGCGCAGGACCCGACAACCACACAGCGTCGACGTCCCCGGGGTCGGCGTGCGCGCACGCCGGCCGTGCCGCACGAACCCGAACCGAGGACCGACCCAGGAGGTCAGCATGGCCCCGCCCGTCAGCGCGCAGCGCATCCGGGAGACCATCGAGCCGGTGGTGGCCGCCGCCGGGCTGTGGCTGGAGGACGTCGAGCTCGCGCGCGACGCCGGCCGCCCCGTGGTGCGCGTCGTGGTCGACGCCGTGGAGGACGCGGAGGAGGCCGTCGACCTGGACGGCGTCGCCGAGGTGTCCCGCACGGTGTCCGCCGCGCTGGACGGCCTGGACGGTCTGCCCGACCGGTACACGCTCGAGGTGTCCACCCGCGGGGCCGCGGCCCCGCTGACCGCCCGCCGGCACTACGCCCGCGCGATCGGCCGCCTGGTGGTGCTGGACCTCGAGGACGGCGGGACGCTCTCCGGGCGCCTCGTGGACGTCGAGCGGGACGGCGGCGACGGCGAGGCGGTCGTGGTGACCCCGGTGACGCCGGGGGTCAAGGGACGGCCGGCCAAGGTCGGCGACCCCGTGCGGGTCCCGCTCGCGCGGGTGCGCACGGGCCGGGTGGAGGTCGAGCTCGTCAAGGACGGCGGGCGCGACCGGGACGGCGCCGGCGACGGCGCGACGGACGGGCCGACGGGCCGGGAGGACTGACGTGGACATCGACATGCAGGCGCTGCGGCTCATCGAGCGCGAGCGCGACATCAGCCTGGACGTCCTGGTCTCGGCGATCGAGCAGGCGCTGCTCTCCGCCTACCACCGCACGCCGGACGCGCACCCGGACGCCCGGGTGGAGCTCGACCGGCGCTCGGGGCACGTGACCGTGTGGGCGCGCGAGCGCACCGTGGTCCCGGCGCCGGACGCCGAGGGCGCGGACGCGGACGGCACGGTCACCGCGGTGCCGCCGACGACGTCCGTGGTCGGCCCGGAGTTCGACGACACCCCGGCGGGCTTCGGCCGGATCGCCACCGCCACCGCGCGCCAGGTGATCGTGCAGCGGCTGCGCGACGCCGAGGACGACCAGGTGCTGGGGCAGTACCGCGGCAAGGAGGGCGAGGTCCTCGGCGGGGTCATCCAGCAGGGCCGCGACCCGCGCGTCGTCATGGTCGACGTGGGCGGCACCGAGGCGGTCCTCCCGCCGCACGAGCAGGTCCCGACCGAGGAGTACGTGCACGGCGAGCGGATCCGCGCGTACGTGCTGGACGTGTCGCGCGGCGCGAAGGGCGCGCAGATCACGCTGTCCCGCACGCACCCGAACCTCGTGCGCAAGCTGTTCGAGCTGGAGGTCCCGGAGATCGCGGAGGGGCACGTGGAGATCACGGCCCTGGCCCGCGAGGCCGGCCACCGCACGAAGATGGCCGTCCGGTCCCGCGTGCCGGGCCTGGGCGCGAAGGGCGCGTGCATCGGCCCCCTCGGCGCCCGCGTCCGCGCGGTGATGGCCGAGCTGCACGGCGAGAAGATCGACATCGTCGACCACTCGGACGACCCGGCGGAGATGGTGGCCCACGCGCTGTCCCCGGCGCGTGTGCTGTCCGTCACCGTCGTGGACCCCGCGGCGCGCGCCGCGCGCGTCGTCGTGCCGGACTACCAGCTGTCGCTCGCGATCGGCAAGGAGGGGCAGAACGCCCGGCTGGCCGCGAAGCTGACGGGGTGGCGCATCGACATCCGGTCGGACGCGCAGGAGGCCCCGGCCGACGCGCAGCCGGCCGCTGCGGGGGCCGCAGAGGGCGACGGCCGAGGTGACGGTCGGGCCCGGGGGTGAGTCGCCGGTCGGCAGACCCGGGGGCGCGCGCTAGACTGGTCGAGGCTGGGCCGGGTGCCCGGCTCTCCTCGCCGAGCAGGCGCCACCCCGACACCCACGCCGCGGACCCCGCGGCGGAGGTCGTCACGGGCCCGGTGCGCACGTGCGTGGGGTGCCGGACGACCGGTCCGAGGTCGGTCCTGCTGCGCGTGGTCGCGGCGACGACGGACGCGGGTGACCCCGCGGTCGTGGTCGACGTGCGCCGCGCTCTGCCGGGCCGGGGGGCGTGGCTGCACCCCGATCCTCACTGCCTCGAGCTCGCCGAGCGCCGTCGTGCGTTCCCGCGGGCCCTGCGTCTCGCGGGGCCGCTGGACACGTCCGCGGTCCGGGCGCACCTCGGGGTCGCGTGAGGAGGACCGTCGCCGCCGGGCACCGGCCCGGTGGCATGTGCACCGTCGAACAGGGAAAGCGGGTCGAAGAGCCGATGGCTGCCCGATGAGCACGCACCGATGAGTACCCAGCGATGAGTACCCAGCACTAACGACGGTCCGACCCTGTCCGGGCGGGCCGAGACAGGGAGAGATGTGGCCAAGGTCCGCGTCTACGAGCTCGCCAAGGAGCTCGGAGTCGACAGCAAGACCCTCATGACCAAGCTGAACGAGCTCGGTGAGTTCGTGCGCTCGGCGTCCTCGACGATCGAGCCGCCGGTGGTCCGCAAGCTGCGGGACACCTACCCGGCCGGTGGCGGCGCGAAGCCCGCCGCGAGCCGGCCCGCCAACGCCCCGGCCGCCGCGCCGGCCCCGTCGGCGACCCCCGCCGCCCCCGCGCCGTCGGCCCCGGCCGCCTCGGCGCCCGCGGCGACCCCGGCCCCGGCCCCGGCCGCACGGCCGTCGACCCCGGCGCCCGCCCCCGCGGCGCGCCCGGCGGCCGCCGCCCCGTCGGCCCCCGCCGCGTCCGCGGCCCCGGCCGCCCCGGCCGCGCGTCCCGGCCCGGCCCGTCCGGCCGCCCCGGCGCCGCGCCCGGCCCAGCCGGCGCGCTCCGAGGGGCAGGGCGGCGAGCGCGCCCCCCGGCCCGGCGGTGGCGCGCCGCGTCCGGGTGGTCCCCGCCCGGGCAACAACCCGTTCGCGTCCTCGCAGGGCATGCCCCGCTCCGGCGGGCCGCGCCCCGGTGGCCCGCGCCCGGGCAACAACCCGTTCGCGTCCTCGCAGGGCATGCCGCGCCCCGGTGAGCGCCGCTCCGACGCCCCGGCCGCCTCGGCCGGCGCGGGTGCCGGCGACCGTCCGGGCGGGC contains:
- a CDS encoding DNA-formamidopyrimidine glycosylase family protein — translated: MPELPEVESLAVFLRERAVGRTVAGVEVGAISALKTFRPAPQDLAGGTVVSSDRHGKWLDLGVRPAAGGDPLHLVFHLARAGWLRWSDALPATPVRPGKSPLALRVRLDDGSGFDLTEAGTRKRLAVHVVAEPAEVRPIATLGVEPLSPEFTPERLGALLQARNQQVKGLLRDQGTIAGIGNAYSDEILLVARTSPFALTRSFDAGKVARLHEATVGVLREAVAAAAGRPAAELKDAKRRGMRVHGRTGEPCPGWDGVPCGDTVHEVSFADSSLQYCPTCQTGGTPLADRRMSRLLR
- a CDS encoding proline--tRNA ligase, which produces MLLRLSTLFVRTLREDPADAEVASHKLLVRAGYIRRAAPGIYTWLPLGLRVLGKVEQVVREEMAAAGAQEVHFPALLPREPYEATGRWTEYGPNLFRLQDRRENDYLLAPTHEEMFTLLVKDLYSSYKDLPLTLFQIQTKYRDEARPRAGLIRGREFIMKDAYSFDVDDAGLDASYAAQRAAYQRVFERLGLEYVIVAATSGAMGGSRSEEFLNPTAIGEDTFVRSPGGYAANVEAVTTVAPPALPYDDAPAAHVEDTPDTPTIDSLVAIANERFARPDRAWTAADTLKNVVLALVHPTGERELLVVGLPGDREVDLKRLEAALSPAEVETAVEADFAAHPELVKGYIGPSVLGPNREGLAADAEGRTAVRYLLDPRVVEGTRWITGADQPGRHVFDLVAGRDFTADGTVEAAEVRAGDEAPDGSGPLELARGIEIGHIFQLGRKYAQALGLTVLDQNGKTQVVTMGSYGIGVSRVLAALAEANHDDRGLAWPAGVAPAHVQIVATGKDAAVFEAAESLAATLDARGVEVLYDDRPKVSPGVKFADAELLGVPLVVVVGRGLAEGVVEVRPRVVTEGGPQAEQVPVAEAADRVAELVDALLAR
- a CDS encoding DUF4439 domain-containing protein, whose protein sequence is MRTTVPRPAPARPRLATRALAGLLAAATAATLSGCGLRWETDAPSEPVPDAAESARRTAVDDALDLAAAARAAAAGADAATAEVLALVDGAATAQADALGGVYDSGLPAATPTPTTTPTPVTADPASVLARLGTGTSQARADALGAADPGLARLLASVAASRAQLAARLAGALGTEPPAADTALAATDWTPGAAADGSGSGDGSAAQSPSPTPDASASATAAPTAPADAQGDDLDRTTVLALVLAEDQAGFGLEVAAARLDDAERERARSQAAAHRAAATAWALAGDVAGTADDPRRVSYALGADVSTPDAVRTFCAGLLTDLAAAYADAVLGTSAGTTDRAATVDGLRENAVASLAWQGTPTPLPGLPAAA
- the rimP gene encoding ribosome maturation factor RimP — protein: MAPPVSAQRIRETIEPVVAAAGLWLEDVELARDAGRPVVRVVVDAVEDAEEAVDLDGVAEVSRTVSAALDGLDGLPDRYTLEVSTRGAAAPLTARRHYARAIGRLVVLDLEDGGTLSGRLVDVERDGGDGEAVVVTPVTPGVKGRPAKVGDPVRVPLARVRTGRVEVELVKDGGRDRDGAGDGATDGPTGRED
- the nusA gene encoding transcription termination factor NusA codes for the protein MDIDMQALRLIERERDISLDVLVSAIEQALLSAYHRTPDAHPDARVELDRRSGHVTVWARERTVVPAPDAEGADADGTVTAVPPTTSVVGPEFDDTPAGFGRIATATARQVIVQRLRDAEDDQVLGQYRGKEGEVLGGVIQQGRDPRVVMVDVGGTEAVLPPHEQVPTEEYVHGERIRAYVLDVSRGAKGAQITLSRTHPNLVRKLFELEVPEIAEGHVEITALAREAGHRTKMAVRSRVPGLGAKGACIGPLGARVRAVMAELHGEKIDIVDHSDDPAEMVAHALSPARVLSVTVVDPAARAARVVVPDYQLSLAIGKEGQNARLAAKLTGWRIDIRSDAQEAPADAQPAAAGAAEGDGRGDGRARG
- a CDS encoding YlxR family protein; translation: MGCRTTGPRSVLLRVVAATTDAGDPAVVVDVRRALPGRGAWLHPDPHCLELAERRRAFPRALRLAGPLDTSAVRAHLGVA